The following proteins are encoded in a genomic region of Candidatus Peregrinibacteria bacterium:
- the rplO gene encoding 50S ribosomal protein L15 has product MKLHDLQPAKGSKKKKNIRGRGDASGHGSFSGRGCKGQNSRTGGGVRLGFEGGQSSFLKKMPKLRGFTNPTRKEYAPVNLDAIEEKFENSTTITPETLIEKRLVRRNIKLVKILGRGEITKKLSFEKVLVSKAAKAKIEKAGGTISVP; this is encoded by the coding sequence ATGAAACTTCATGATCTTCAGCCAGCAAAAGGCTCAAAAAAGAAAAAAAATATCCGCGGTCGCGGAGATGCTTCTGGACACGGAAGTTTTTCAGGACGTGGATGCAAAGGACAGAATTCTCGAACGGGCGGAGGAGTAAGACTCGGATTTGAGGGCGGACAGTCGTCATTCCTCAAGAAAATGCCAAAACTTCGTGGGTTTACAAATCCAACGCGAAAAGAGTATGCACCGGTCAATCTTGATGCCATAGAGGAAAAATTTGAAAACAGCACAACGATTACTCCGGAAACACTTATAGAAAAAAGGCTTGTTCGAAGAAATATAAAACTTGTAAAAATTCTTGGGCGAGGAGAAATCACAAAGAAGCTTTCTTTCGAAAAAGTTCTCGTTTCAAAAGCGGCAAAAGCCAAAATTGAGAAGGCCGGAGGAACTATTTCTGTGCCTTAA